A genomic window from Candidatus Methylacidiphilum fumarolicum includes:
- a CDS encoding cupin domain-containing protein — protein sequence MKNQFFVKELNAEEFFVAQDGSLLNELFHPDKIGLRLPFSIAYGKLEPRESTKPHSLSQPEIYLFISGEGIFKTNNQRSYPVKALSLVYVPPGNMQWIENTAESPLCFFCIVSPPWKAEWEKEESV from the coding sequence ATGAAAAATCAATTCTTTGTCAAAGAGCTCAACGCTGAAGAATTTTTTGTTGCCCAAGACGGCTCTTTATTGAATGAACTATTTCATCCGGACAAAATAGGCTTAAGGCTGCCTTTCTCTATTGCCTACGGGAAATTAGAGCCGAGGGAATCAACAAAGCCTCATAGCCTCAGTCAACCAGAAATCTACCTTTTTATAAGTGGAGAAGGGATTTTTAAGACAAATAATCAGAGAAGTTATCCAGTAAAAGCTTTAAGTCTTGTTTATGTTCCTCCTGGCAATATGCAATGGATAGAAAATACAGCGGAGAGCCCTCTTTGTTTTTTTTGTATTGTTAGTCCCCCTTGGAAAGCGGAGTGGGAAAAAGAAGAAAGTGTATGA
- the mgtA gene encoding magnesium-translocating P-type ATPase produces the protein MRNTRKDKKLIEKRNWRAIFFELFLGKVRLGERKKEAFLKEKEASIFERLKKASQVPLSDLYTELKTRPEGLTEKEVEERLEKYGYNEIKQEEIPSWFILLLQSYFNPFALLLTFLALVAGSVGEKESVLIMMIMVVVSVVLRFSQEFQSSRAAERLKAMVRTTASVKRTWDKEQDPEASLVPSHESSQVREVPISQIVPGDILQLSAGDMIPADVRLIFTRDLFVSQGVLTGESMPVEKYDTVYPASLNEQKRTDPFSLPNIAYLGTNVISGTATAVVLATGENTYFGAFSKSLRGYRTMTSFDVGVNRISWLLLQVIGTLIPVIFLINGFTKGSWMDAFLFSLAVGVGLTPTMLPVIVSGCLARGALLLSKNKVVTKRLNAIQNIGAMNILCTDKTGTLTHNKIILEKYLDPEGNENEEVLKYAYINSYYQSGLRNLLDQAVLDKKEEGKKFIFHYTKVDEIPFDFTRRRMSVVAREITTGKDLLITKGAVEEMIAICGSLLKDGKVIELTPDIKKKALALRDDLNSDGLRVLAVAFRELPLEMTRPVSVNDEEGMTLCGFIAFLDPPKHDAEDAVRALKNYGVEVKIITGDNELVTRRICDWIGLEVRGVMRGSEIENLTDDELITAAEKANIFVKMSPLQKARVIRALRTGGHIVGFLGDGINDAQALREADVGISVDTAVDIAKESADIILLEKSLIVLEQAVIEGRVMFGNMVKYIKMAVSSNFGNVLSILGSGILLPFLPMSPLQILILNLIYDLSQTLIPWDRMDEDFIAKPRKWEAEGILRFMFIIGPISSVFDYVTYGVMWFVFGANSIENQSLFHTGWFVESLLSQSLIVHMIRTRKIPFIQSIATKPLVLATAVVIVIGHLIPYSFFGEAAGLVPLPFSYYLWLWGILLTYCITVQTVKNWYIKRFYGEWL, from the coding sequence ATGAGAAATACAAGGAAAGACAAAAAGCTTATCGAAAAAAGGAATTGGAGAGCTATTTTCTTTGAGCTCTTCCTTGGAAAGGTACGCCTTGGCGAAAGGAAAAAAGAAGCTTTTCTGAAAGAGAAGGAAGCAAGCATATTTGAAAGGCTCAAGAAAGCAAGCCAGGTACCTCTTTCAGATCTCTATACTGAATTAAAGACGCGTCCAGAAGGACTCACAGAGAAGGAAGTTGAAGAACGATTGGAAAAATACGGCTATAACGAGATCAAACAAGAAGAAATACCTAGCTGGTTCATTTTGCTTCTACAAAGTTATTTTAATCCTTTTGCTCTTCTTTTGACTTTTCTTGCTTTGGTTGCAGGATCAGTGGGAGAAAAAGAAAGCGTCCTTATCATGATGATTATGGTCGTGGTGAGCGTGGTATTGCGATTTAGTCAAGAGTTTCAGTCAAGCAGAGCTGCCGAAAGACTCAAAGCTATGGTAAGGACAACCGCATCGGTAAAGAGAACATGGGATAAGGAACAAGATCCAGAGGCATCGTTAGTCCCTAGCCACGAATCAAGCCAAGTAAGAGAGGTGCCTATTAGCCAAATTGTTCCAGGAGACATTCTCCAATTGTCTGCAGGAGATATGATCCCTGCCGATGTTCGACTGATTTTTACAAGAGATCTTTTTGTCAGCCAGGGAGTTCTCACAGGCGAATCCATGCCTGTAGAAAAATATGACACGGTTTATCCTGCTTCCCTTAATGAACAAAAAAGAACGGATCCCTTTTCTCTACCTAACATTGCTTATCTGGGTACAAATGTTATTAGCGGAACGGCGACTGCCGTTGTCTTAGCAACAGGTGAAAATACCTATTTTGGCGCTTTTTCGAAGAGTCTCAGGGGTTATAGGACAATGACCAGTTTTGATGTCGGGGTAAACCGTATCAGCTGGTTACTGCTTCAGGTCATTGGAACATTAATACCGGTGATTTTTCTCATTAATGGCTTTACCAAAGGCAGTTGGATGGATGCCTTCCTTTTTTCTCTGGCAGTTGGCGTTGGACTCACGCCAACAATGCTACCCGTGATCGTTAGTGGTTGTCTGGCAAGAGGTGCGCTTTTACTTTCAAAAAATAAGGTCGTCACTAAAAGACTGAATGCGATTCAGAATATAGGAGCGATGAATATCCTTTGTACGGATAAAACAGGAACTTTAACCCATAACAAGATTATTTTGGAAAAATATCTTGATCCGGAAGGTAACGAGAACGAAGAGGTTTTGAAATATGCGTATATCAATAGTTATTATCAAAGCGGTTTACGCAATCTTCTTGACCAAGCCGTCCTGGATAAAAAGGAAGAAGGTAAAAAATTCATTTTTCACTATACAAAAGTTGATGAGATTCCTTTTGATTTTACAAGGCGCCGAATGTCCGTAGTGGCAAGAGAAATCACCACAGGAAAAGATCTTTTGATAACAAAGGGAGCCGTTGAGGAAATGATTGCTATCTGTGGAAGCCTATTAAAGGATGGAAAAGTAATAGAATTAACTCCAGACATTAAGAAGAAAGCTCTGGCTCTTCGGGATGATTTAAATAGTGATGGATTAAGAGTTCTTGCGGTTGCTTTTAGGGAATTGCCTCTTGAAATGACTAGACCTGTTTCAGTGAACGATGAAGAGGGAATGACCCTCTGTGGCTTTATTGCTTTTCTGGATCCTCCAAAGCATGATGCGGAAGATGCTGTGCGGGCACTGAAGAACTATGGAGTGGAAGTTAAAATTATTACTGGAGACAATGAATTAGTTACACGAAGAATCTGCGATTGGATTGGATTGGAAGTCAGAGGGGTCATGCGTGGCTCTGAAATAGAAAACTTAACCGATGATGAATTGATTACAGCAGCTGAAAAAGCAAATATTTTTGTCAAAATGTCCCCTCTACAGAAGGCACGAGTGATTCGAGCCTTAAGGACTGGGGGACATATTGTGGGATTTTTAGGGGATGGGATCAACGATGCTCAAGCTTTGAGAGAAGCAGATGTGGGAATATCTGTGGATACGGCCGTTGATATAGCTAAGGAGTCGGCTGATATCATTCTTTTAGAAAAAAGCCTGATCGTTTTAGAACAAGCCGTTATTGAAGGCAGGGTAATGTTTGGCAATATGGTGAAGTACATAAAAATGGCGGTGAGTTCTAATTTCGGTAATGTATTGAGCATCCTAGGCTCAGGAATTTTACTCCCCTTTTTACCCATGAGCCCCCTTCAAATCTTAATTCTTAATTTGATTTATGATCTTTCGCAAACATTGATTCCTTGGGATAGAATGGATGAGGACTTTATTGCCAAGCCTAGGAAATGGGAGGCTGAGGGGATTCTTAGGTTTATGTTCATCATTGGACCGATTAGTTCGGTTTTTGATTATGTGACTTATGGAGTCATGTGGTTTGTTTTTGGAGCAAATTCCATCGAAAATCAAAGTCTGTTTCATACCGGTTGGTTTGTTGAATCTTTACTTTCACAAAGCTTGATCGTTCATATGATAAGAACGAGAAAAATTCCTTTTATCCAAAGTATTGCCACAAAACCGCTGGTTTTGGCTACTGCTGTTGTCATCGTCATTGGTCATCTTATACCATATAGTTTTTTCGGAGAAGCCGCGGGACTTGTTCCATTGCCTTTTAGTTATTATCTATGGCTTTGGGGTATATTACTTACCTACTGCATTACTGTTCAGACAGTCAAAAATTGGTATATAAAGAGATTTTATGGGGAATGGCTCTGA
- a CDS encoding KpsF/GutQ family sugar-phosphate isomerase: protein MNLISLAKKVFDLEMDALRTVQKQLDSSFEQTIEVLERTILANRKIVITGVGKSGHIGRKIAATLTSTGAPSVVLDAVNAFHGDLGMVNKGDAVIALSYSGETEEILRLIPHLKRIATSLVSITGNENSTLAKNSDLILNVRVSREACPLNLAPTSSTTAMLVLGDAIAMVLLEKRGFKKEDFARFHPGGTLGRNLLLKVGDIMRPLPQIVVLEAEAKVKEALKLWNIKRAGAVVVVNSERKVIGIFTHGDFVRNYELNPKIGELSLGNVMTKNPVTVRVDKLAVEVLNVFEHNKIEDLIVVDEAYKVVGLIDSQDLAIHRLL from the coding sequence ATGAATTTGATTAGTTTAGCGAAAAAAGTTTTTGATCTAGAAATGGACGCTTTGCGCACTGTCCAAAAACAGCTGGACTCTTCTTTTGAACAAACCATTGAGGTTTTGGAAAGAACAATTTTGGCTAACAGAAAAATTGTCATTACCGGAGTTGGAAAGTCAGGCCATATTGGTAGAAAAATAGCAGCTACCTTAACAAGCACTGGGGCCCCAAGCGTGGTTCTTGATGCCGTTAACGCTTTTCATGGTGACTTGGGAATGGTTAATAAGGGAGATGCTGTTATTGCATTGAGTTATAGTGGAGAAACGGAAGAAATTCTTAGGCTTATTCCTCATTTAAAAAGAATCGCGACCTCTTTGGTTTCAATTACTGGCAATGAAAATTCGACATTAGCGAAAAATTCTGATCTTATTTTGAATGTCCGGGTCAGTAGGGAAGCTTGTCCTTTGAACTTAGCTCCTACATCGAGTACCACGGCCATGCTTGTTCTAGGGGATGCAATAGCTATGGTGTTACTTGAAAAACGAGGATTTAAAAAAGAAGATTTTGCCCGCTTTCATCCTGGAGGAACACTGGGTAGAAATTTACTCCTAAAGGTAGGCGATATAATGCGTCCTTTGCCTCAAATTGTAGTTCTCGAAGCGGAGGCTAAAGTAAAAGAGGCTCTGAAACTGTGGAATATAAAAAGAGCGGGAGCAGTGGTGGTGGTGAATTCAGAGAGAAAAGTCATTGGAATCTTTACCCATGGGGATTTCGTAAGGAATTATGAGCTTAATCCCAAAATTGGCGAATTATCATTAGGAAATGTGATGACCAAAAATCCAGTGACAGTGCGAGTCGATAAACTTGCAGTTGAAGTTCTTAATGTTTTTGAACACAATAAAATAGAAGATTTAATTGTTGTGGATGAAGCTTACAAAGTGGTAGGTTTAATAGATTCACAGGATTTAGCTATCCATCGATTGTTATAA
- the efp gene encoding elongation factor P, translating to MFVNASDIGKGQAIRHNGAICLVLDTMHRTPGNLRAFVQMTLRNLKTGKSFVERFGSQDKVELLSLVRRRCEYSYREGNSFVFMDPETYETFSVPEEMVGKAKDFLKENQPVDLLFADDTLAAIELPQSVVLKVVEAPEGVKGDSATNVMKPAILETGLCIQVPLFIKEGELVKVSTTDGKYLSRA from the coding sequence ATGTTTGTGAATGCGAGTGACATAGGAAAAGGTCAAGCGATACGACATAACGGGGCTATTTGTCTAGTTTTAGATACAATGCATAGAACTCCAGGTAATTTAAGAGCTTTTGTACAGATGACTTTGAGAAATTTGAAAACAGGGAAGTCTTTTGTCGAAAGATTTGGCTCTCAAGACAAAGTGGAGTTGCTCTCTTTAGTCCGAAGGCGTTGCGAGTATAGTTATAGAGAAGGCAATAGTTTTGTTTTTATGGATCCTGAAACCTATGAGACCTTTTCTGTTCCAGAGGAGATGGTAGGAAAAGCCAAGGATTTTTTAAAGGAGAATCAGCCAGTTGATCTTCTGTTTGCTGATGATACGCTAGCTGCTATAGAACTGCCCCAAAGTGTGGTGTTGAAAGTCGTGGAAGCTCCAGAAGGAGTGAAGGGTGATTCTGCAACTAATGTAATGAAACCAGCTATCCTTGAAACGGGGTTGTGTATTCAGGTCCCGCTTTTTATTAAAGAAGGAGAATTGGTAAAAGTAAGCACTACCGATGGAAAGTATTTGAGCCGGGCGTAG
- a CDS encoding MBL fold metallo-hydrolase, translating into MAIYMGKGLVEDLDWTDLWNEILLKAQKGQELTDAELARKAGVKIDDLRKLKNGVLDEKALFLVAQALSLSGEILLSMATGKCNPQPLTLPYFLKKISSEETPEKKSYLLMDKRSNKKFLIDPPNKRLIENYVHDREYGLDHVFLFSLEQIQELADGLKSFSLPFSAPSKEGQLERKEEWFGSFRVELIPLIDKIFYFVHPPESSPLVFVGKYFISGSISYEETGYYKTLELIRSTLFGFPDETIICPRIGPLSTVGFEKGHNPFFPEYQIYSSFQMLTEI; encoded by the coding sequence GTGGCGATCTATATGGGAAAAGGTCTTGTTGAAGATTTGGATTGGACAGATCTGTGGAATGAGATTTTGCTCAAAGCTCAAAAAGGTCAAGAATTGACTGATGCGGAGCTTGCACGTAAAGCAGGAGTCAAGATTGATGATTTAAGAAAACTGAAAAATGGAGTGCTTGATGAAAAGGCTCTTTTTTTAGTTGCTCAGGCTCTTTCCTTGAGTGGTGAAATTTTGCTGTCAATGGCTACGGGAAAATGTAATCCTCAACCGTTGACTCTTCCCTACTTTTTAAAAAAAATATCTAGTGAAGAGACACCTGAAAAAAAATCTTATCTGTTAATGGACAAGAGAAGCAATAAAAAATTCTTGATAGATCCTCCGAATAAGCGATTGATCGAAAATTATGTTCATGATAGGGAGTATGGACTGGATCATGTCTTTCTTTTTTCTTTGGAACAAATTCAGGAATTAGCCGATGGTTTAAAAAGTTTTTCCTTGCCTTTTTCAGCTCCTTCTAAAGAGGGGCAACTGGAAAGGAAAGAGGAATGGTTTGGATCGTTCAGAGTGGAGCTTATTCCTTTAATCGATAAAATATTCTACTTTGTCCATCCTCCTGAATCTTCTCCTTTGGTTTTTGTTGGAAAATATTTTATTTCTGGCTCTATTTCCTATGAAGAAACCGGTTATTATAAGACTCTTGAACTGATTCGATCTACGCTGTTTGGATTTCCGGATGAAACCATCATTTGTCCCAGGATTGGTCCCCTATCAACCGTTGGCTTTGAAAAAGGACATAACCCTTTTTTTCCTGAATACCAGATTTATTCTTCTTTTCAAATGCTTACCGAAATTTAA
- a CDS encoding ribose-phosphate diphosphokinase, translating into MNDEYKLLKIFSGRANPALATKIAQYVGIPLGQATISSFPDGETFVKFNENIRGRDVFIVQPTCPPTNHNLMELLIMIDAARRASAARVTAVIPFYGYARQDRKDQPRVSITAKLVANLLVAAGANRVLAMDLHAQQIQGFFDIPVDHLTAVPVFYKFLEANNLLDLVVVSPDVGGIKMASTYSQLLGKGLALVVKKRVDAYHTEADFVVGDVEGRDVLIVDDLTETAGTVVSAATILKKMGARRIYAGISHAVLNQIGIGRLRSSHLEELITTNSVPVPVVEGVRVTVLDVAPLLGEAIKRIHTGMSVTSLFEVDGKKINL; encoded by the coding sequence ATGAATGACGAATATAAATTATTAAAAATATTTTCTGGAAGAGCGAATCCGGCTCTGGCAACAAAGATTGCTCAGTATGTCGGCATACCTCTTGGACAAGCAACCATTTCATCATTCCCTGATGGAGAAACCTTTGTAAAATTCAACGAAAATATTCGAGGAAGAGATGTTTTTATTGTGCAGCCAACCTGTCCTCCGACCAATCATAATCTAATGGAATTATTGATTATGATTGATGCTGCCAGAAGGGCAAGTGCAGCAAGAGTCACAGCCGTAATTCCTTTTTATGGTTATGCCAGGCAAGATCGGAAAGATCAGCCAAGAGTGTCTATAACAGCCAAACTGGTTGCGAACCTCCTCGTAGCCGCTGGAGCCAACAGAGTGCTGGCAATGGATCTTCATGCTCAACAAATTCAAGGTTTTTTTGACATTCCCGTAGATCATCTTACAGCTGTTCCTGTTTTTTATAAGTTTCTCGAGGCAAACAATCTACTCGATCTTGTTGTTGTCTCTCCAGATGTAGGAGGGATAAAAATGGCCTCAACCTATTCTCAATTGCTAGGCAAAGGGCTTGCTTTAGTGGTTAAGAAGAGAGTGGATGCCTATCATACGGAGGCGGACTTTGTTGTTGGTGATGTGGAAGGGAGAGATGTATTGATTGTCGATGATTTAACAGAAACGGCAGGAACTGTGGTTTCTGCGGCAACGATCTTAAAAAAAATGGGAGCCAGAAGGATTTATGCTGGAATTTCTCATGCCGTTCTTAATCAGATTGGCATAGGGAGGCTGAGAAGTTCACATCTTGAAGAATTAATCACTACCAACAGCGTTCCCGTCCCTGTAGTTGAAGGAGTTCGGGTAACGGTGTTAGATGTTGCGCCCCTTTTAGGAGAAGCCATTAAAAGAATTCATACAGGGATGTCTGTGACCTCTCTATTCGAGGTTGACGGAAAGAAAATTAATCTTTAA
- a CDS encoding Lrp/AsnC family transcriptional regulator has protein sequence MHNLLKVNPQLISDIVRLLEKNARLSISDIASALGISVEETAGLLKELEKEKFILAYKTIFDPEKIQKNRVRAVIEVKITPERGGGFDKLSKRIAGFEEVTSCFLMSGGYDLLVFLEGESLKEVALFVSEKLATLPGVISTATHFMLKTYKEQGIIFSAPSHFRLPVSP, from the coding sequence GTGCATAACCTCTTGAAAGTTAATCCTCAATTAATTAGCGATATTGTTCGACTGTTGGAAAAAAATGCGCGACTTTCCATATCGGATATAGCTTCGGCTTTAGGAATTTCCGTTGAGGAAACGGCTGGTCTTTTGAAGGAGCTTGAAAAAGAAAAGTTCATTTTGGCCTATAAGACCATCTTTGATCCAGAAAAAATACAGAAAAACAGAGTGCGTGCTGTTATTGAAGTCAAAATTACTCCTGAGCGAGGAGGTGGTTTTGATAAGCTATCCAAGCGAATAGCCGGATTTGAAGAGGTTACTTCTTGTTTCTTAATGAGCGGAGGCTATGATCTACTTGTTTTCCTAGAAGGAGAAAGCCTAAAAGAGGTCGCTCTTTTTGTTTCAGAAAAGTTGGCTACTCTGCCTGGGGTTATTTCTACAGCAACCCATTTTATGCTAAAAACTTACAAAGAACAGGGAATCATTTTTTCAGCTCCATCCCATTTTCGCCTGCCCGTAAGTCCGTAA
- a CDS encoding pyridoxal phosphate-dependent aminotransferase, with the protein MKKHPVVNSTEKIVPFDFRTKVPIAKHLSLIGKSSIRDFFELVQNQTDVISLGIGEPDFDTPWMIREAAIYSLEKGETGYTSNLGLIELRKLIAQYVSKLIGVDYNPYEEILVTVGVSEGLDCALRAIIDPFDEVIIHQPSYVSYVPLVVLAHGVPVIVETLEKDGFQLDPVAVEKKITPKTKAIILNFPTNPTGSIENEEKLEAIAQLACKHDLYVISDEIYAELMYEGTHRSIVALDRMKERSLFLHGFSKAFSMTGFRIGYACGPKEWIEAMMKIHQYSILCASSIAQQAAIEALLHGKKDMEQMVEEYRLRRNFLWKNLSSIGLVGNLPKGTFYYFPSIRHFGLSSKEFCYRLLQEGGVALVPGSAFGQGGEGYVRCSFATRFEDLEIAVRRIESWLKKIEKEGKKQ; encoded by the coding sequence ATGAAAAAACATCCTGTTGTCAATTCTACCGAAAAAATAGTGCCTTTTGATTTTCGAACCAAGGTACCAATAGCCAAACATCTTTCCTTAATTGGAAAATCGTCAATCAGGGATTTTTTTGAACTTGTCCAGAACCAAACTGATGTTATTTCCTTAGGGATTGGTGAACCGGACTTTGATACTCCCTGGATGATTAGAGAAGCAGCCATTTATTCCCTTGAAAAGGGAGAGACCGGCTACACATCTAATCTTGGCCTTATAGAACTCCGAAAATTAATAGCCCAATATGTATCGAAACTAATCGGTGTTGACTACAACCCCTATGAAGAGATCCTTGTAACGGTGGGGGTTTCAGAAGGGCTTGATTGTGCTTTAAGAGCAATAATTGATCCTTTTGACGAAGTCATAATCCATCAACCTTCTTATGTGTCTTATGTTCCTTTAGTGGTTCTTGCCCATGGAGTGCCTGTCATTGTTGAAACGTTGGAAAAAGACGGATTTCAACTCGATCCAGTTGCAGTCGAAAAAAAAATTACCCCTAAAACCAAAGCAATTATTCTAAACTTCCCCACGAATCCTACAGGAAGTATTGAAAATGAAGAGAAACTGGAAGCAATTGCTCAATTAGCTTGTAAGCATGATCTTTATGTAATCAGTGATGAAATTTATGCGGAACTGATGTATGAAGGCACCCATCGTTCAATAGTCGCTCTTGATAGAATGAAAGAAAGGAGCCTTTTCCTCCATGGGTTTTCTAAAGCGTTTTCAATGACAGGTTTTAGGATAGGTTATGCGTGTGGTCCAAAGGAGTGGATAGAGGCGATGATGAAAATTCATCAATATTCGATCCTCTGTGCTTCTTCCATAGCTCAGCAGGCAGCTATAGAAGCTTTGTTGCATGGAAAGAAAGATATGGAACAGATGGTTGAAGAGTATAGATTGCGTCGGAACTTTCTCTGGAAAAATCTTTCTTCCATAGGTCTTGTCGGGAATCTTCCTAAAGGGACCTTTTACTATTTTCCTTCGATTCGTCATTTTGGACTATCATCAAAAGAATTCTGTTATCGACTTCTCCAGGAAGGAGGAGTGGCACTGGTTCCCGGTTCTGCTTTTGGACAGGGGGGAGAAGGATATGTGAGATGTAGTTTTGCCACCCGTTTTGAAGACTTGGAAATAGCCGTTCGAAGAATCGAAAGTTGGTTAAAAAAAATTGAAAAAGAAGGGAAGAAACAATAA
- a CDS encoding acetolactate synthase, which produces MGIQTTQDRQPEKISQFTVFMENKAGRLLELVRLLESHEIHIIGFTILDTSEASTIRLVVDDPQNARKILAENGISYTECSLIALELPQSAEDLRKVLTVLLQAEINIYFSYPFLTRPYGKAVLALRVEDEELAISVLLRNNYRVLFQKDISR; this is translated from the coding sequence GTGGGTATTCAGACAACACAAGATAGACAGCCGGAAAAAATTAGCCAGTTTACCGTTTTCATGGAGAATAAAGCGGGAAGACTTTTAGAATTAGTGCGTCTTTTGGAAAGTCATGAAATCCACATTATAGGTTTTACTATTTTAGACACATCCGAAGCCTCCACCATTCGATTGGTGGTTGATGACCCGCAAAATGCTAGAAAGATTCTCGCCGAAAATGGAATATCTTATACAGAATGTTCTCTGATCGCCTTGGAACTTCCGCAATCAGCCGAAGATCTAAGAAAAGTCCTTACCGTGCTACTTCAAGCTGAAATCAATATTTATTTTAGCTATCCTTTTCTGACAAGACCCTATGGGAAAGCTGTATTGGCGCTTAGGGTTGAAGATGAAGAATTAGCCATATCCGTGCTTTTAAGGAACAATTATCGAGTGCTTTTCCAAAAAGATATCAGCAGGTAG
- the metK gene encoding methionine adenosyltransferase, with protein MSKSYVFASESVTEGHPDKVCDTISDTVLDHCLQQDKFSRVACETLVKENLVVLAGEITTKANLDYIKIVKDTVRQIGYNDPKSLFYPEKLHIVCAISKQSPDIALGVDGKKERHNMGRNLDQGAGDQGMMFGFACTETPELMPAPISFAHRLSRRLAELRKKEGCPWLRPDGKTQVSLYYEDNKPMRVEAIVVSTQHTEEVSNKEIEEIIKKEVIQKAIPEEFLHKKTVFYINPTGRFVAGGPDADSGVTGRKIIVDTYGGMGRHGGGAFSGKDPSKVDRSAAYMARYIAKNIVAAKIANKVEVQIAYAIGKADPVSVAVDTFETGLVEDQKIERAIREVFRLKPAEIIEELNLLRPIYSKITNYGHFGRNDEFDIFCWEKTDKVNDLLTAVGLE; from the coding sequence ATGTCTAAGTCTTATGTTTTTGCTTCTGAATCCGTGACCGAAGGCCATCCAGATAAAGTATGCGATACCATTTCGGATACTGTTTTGGACCATTGCCTTCAGCAGGATAAGTTCAGCAGAGTGGCCTGTGAGACCCTTGTGAAGGAAAACCTGGTTGTGTTAGCAGGAGAAATCACCACCAAGGCTAATCTGGATTATATAAAGATTGTCAAGGATACGGTTCGGCAAATAGGATATAATGATCCCAAAAGCCTATTTTACCCTGAAAAATTACATATCGTTTGTGCGATTTCCAAACAAAGCCCAGACATTGCCTTGGGGGTTGATGGGAAGAAGGAACGTCATAATATGGGAAGAAATCTCGATCAGGGTGCAGGGGATCAAGGGATGATGTTTGGTTTTGCATGTACTGAAACTCCTGAACTTATGCCGGCTCCAATTAGTTTTGCTCATAGACTTTCAAGAAGATTAGCTGAATTAAGAAAAAAAGAAGGGTGTCCTTGGTTACGGCCCGATGGAAAAACGCAAGTATCTCTTTATTATGAGGACAATAAACCAATGCGTGTTGAGGCCATTGTTGTATCGACACAGCATACCGAAGAGGTTTCTAACAAAGAAATAGAAGAAATCATAAAAAAAGAAGTTATCCAGAAGGCTATACCTGAGGAATTTCTCCATAAAAAAACGGTTTTTTACATTAACCCAACAGGTAGATTTGTTGCGGGTGGGCCAGATGCCGACTCTGGCGTTACTGGGAGAAAAATTATTGTTGATACCTATGGAGGCATGGGGCGACATGGGGGAGGGGCATTTAGTGGGAAAGATCCTTCGAAAGTGGATAGAAGTGCTGCTTATATGGCTAGATATATTGCCAAAAATATTGTGGCAGCAAAAATTGCTAACAAAGTCGAAGTTCAAATAGCTTATGCTATTGGGAAAGCTGATCCGGTTTCGGTTGCTGTGGACACTTTTGAAACGGGACTTGTTGAAGATCAAAAAATAGAAAGAGCGATTCGTGAGGTCTTTCGGCTTAAGCCTGCTGAAATAATCGAAGAACTGAACTTACTTCGACCGATTTATAGTAAAATCACCAATTATGGCCATTTTGGTAGAAACGACGAGTTTGATATTTTTTGCTGGGAAAAAACTGACAAAGTAAATGATTTGCTTACTGCCGTAGGGTTGGAATAA